The Streptomyces sp. NBC_01275 genome has a segment encoding these proteins:
- a CDS encoding RluA family pseudouridine synthase encodes MRRRTPPPPSPLPQRDGIDAVRVRLPGVGSWATVREHLVARVGQARAGVVDGMLAAGLVVGADGRPVASDAPYVPGMFVWFHRDLPAETPVPFPLEIVHRDEHIVVVDKPHFLATTPRGSHVTETALARLRRELGLPALGAAHRLDRLTAGLVLFTVRPEERGAYQALFRDRLVRKVYEAVAPYAPSLVWPVTVRSRILKERGILAAREVPGEPNAVSRVEPVEHRPDGLARYRLVPETGQTHQLRVHMTTLGVPILGDPLYPEVTAPVPPDDFRRPLQLLARELEFTDPVTGAEHRLHSRRTLEAWASYDRWAQ; translated from the coding sequence ATGAGACGCCGTACCCCTCCCCCGCCCTCCCCGCTGCCGCAGCGCGACGGGATCGACGCGGTGCGGGTGCGGCTGCCGGGCGTGGGGTCCTGGGCCACCGTGCGGGAGCATCTGGTGGCGCGGGTCGGCCAGGCGCGCGCGGGGGTCGTCGACGGAATGCTGGCGGCGGGGCTGGTCGTCGGCGCCGACGGGCGGCCGGTGGCGTCGGACGCGCCGTACGTGCCCGGGATGTTCGTCTGGTTCCACCGGGACCTGCCCGCGGAGACGCCGGTGCCGTTCCCGCTGGAGATCGTGCACCGCGACGAGCACATCGTCGTCGTCGACAAGCCGCACTTCCTGGCCACCACTCCGCGCGGCAGCCATGTCACCGAGACCGCGCTGGCCCGGCTGCGGCGGGAACTGGGCCTCCCCGCGCTCGGCGCGGCCCACCGCCTCGACCGGCTCACCGCCGGCCTCGTGCTGTTCACCGTCCGGCCCGAGGAGCGCGGCGCGTACCAGGCGCTGTTCCGCGACCGCCTGGTCCGCAAGGTGTACGAGGCCGTCGCCCCGTACGCTCCCTCGCTCGTGTGGCCGGTGACCGTGCGCAGCCGGATCCTGAAGGAGCGCGGGATCCTGGCCGCCCGGGAGGTGCCCGGCGAGCCGAACGCGGTCAGCCGCGTCGAGCCCGTCGAGCACCGCCCCGACGGCCTCGCCCGCTACCGGCTCGTCCCCGAGACCGGGCAGACCCATCAACTGCGGGTGCACATGACCACGTTGGGCGTGCCGATCCTCGGCGACCCGCTCTACCCCGAGGTGACCGCCCCCGTACCGCCCGACGACTTCCGGCGACCGCTGCAACTGCTGGCGCGGGAGCTGGAGTTCACCGATCCGGTCACGGGGGCGGAGCACCGGCTGCACAGCCGGCGAACGCTCGAGGCCTGGGCGTCGTACGACCGTTGGGCTCAGTAG